GAATAACATTGCTGATCTAATCGCAATGCAAGGTTCTCCTGGGAAAACATGCAATCTTGACATTCACTAAGGTGTTACTTTGACAATTGCAGACCAATCACACCTTCTGTACTTTACTGCCTAATCCCAACAAGACAGGACACAACCCTGCAAAACCGCTTAGGAAGGACTCGAAgagtacacacacaaaaaaagactgAAGTGTTCACCCAGCCTCCAACCCTCCCCCAGATCCCAATCTAGTGCAGCCTGATGAAATATGCAGGAAGCAAGCCCAGCCCAATGCATTGGAGCAGAGTTTGAAAAGTATTTAAATTATGGCATACTCTAAGAGACTGCAGAAGATGTTCTGAAGTAGACGAGCACCAGGTGTTCAACTGAGATGTTTATGTGCAAATGAACTTTAGAACAATTAAATGATGACGGAAGgctgtgaagaagaaactgaccTAAAGTGATTAGGTCATCTCAAAATGTATGTTATGTCATTATAAACTGGTATTATGTTTTTGTCGTCACCTAGATACACTAATACTGTTAAATCATTACTGGTATGGTTCTATGTACATTCTGGAGTTATTTTGTGGGAAAGAGTTGTAATTCGATATAATAATTAGATTTTATAATGTCTTCACTTTCCCTGGCTTTAATTTGGTTATTGATTCATTTGGTAACTTTTAATGCCTTCAGCTTTTTAAAACTGTGAGTTCAATTTGACTAGCCAAACCTCAAGAAATGTGCTTCTGGTTTCTTTTGCATTGAGAACACATTAAGTTGTCAGTTTCCTTTTAAAAATGGTAGGATCTAACACTCAGTCTTTTTTGTAATGTACTACAACTCTTCTGGTTTATAGAGGCTGGTTGTAGTTTTATTGTGTGAATGAAGCCACCATGAAACCCTAATTGTCTTATAGCAACTGTCTGACACAGGGACTTCACggagaattaaataaaacatgttgtttttttcagcatCAGAGCCTAAATGTATTATTGCTTgcaactaactcaaaatatgtttctgtgttaaaaaaaaagaaaaatgctgacCTGCATTTACGAGTAAGGCACAGTGGAAAATTAGTGTCTGGAAGCTGTTGCTCAGTTTCCCATGTATTTATGGGAATTTCCCTTTCAGAATGCAAAATTGGGGGAGATCATTGAAGTGAATCTTGTAGAGTGATTAACTAGAAGATTTACAGCGGGTGCCATCATTTACCAGtggaaaaaaaagcatgtgCTAAGTTTTGTGATTTTGCTTAGAAGAAAATTTCTGCTTGAGTAAAGGTATTTGGTATACTAGAATTAATTGTAATCGGAACAACTGCAAAGCCGTGATATTCTTAATCACCTGAGGAAATATAAATTGACATTAAAATCAAAATACAAACTACATGTTTTGTAAAGCTAAACGACTAAGTAAATGATAAGTGAGAAGTCATCATGTTCCCTTTTTTTACTTACAGCATATTTTCCCTGAGTGCAAAGCAGTATAATGTTATCAAATGGTGGGGACACTTTGAATGACTGAGTAATTTATATTCACATCTTTATTTTcatgaaaaatacatttttacagctCCTCAGTGGTGGACAGAGTGATAACTGTCAAAGTATTTTCCTTATGACTGTAATTTGGGGCTTTAATGACTCTTCTTCCCTTGTGGATGCTGCTTGATCCTGAGTCATAATAAGACAAGACATTTGAGTGTAAAATTAAATTTTACTAGCTACTAGTTTGagtcaaaaagaaaatcttAAATATTTTTAAGTGATCAGGTTTATGCACCCAGTGGACTGCATTTGTCATCATTAAAATGTGCTGGTTGGGCCTGTGTTTGCAGATCTGTACTGTTTTAGGATGTCCTCCAGATAACTGGACACTCCCGGGGGTTCTATTTATAATGTGTGGCCACATGCTACTGTCTGGTATAGTAAATCTGGGCCCAGATCTATGTTGGTGGTTCTGAGTAGCTACGTACCCTGCTGTCTTCTTGAGCCTCCCACTCTGGAGTAAAGCTGTGAACTTGGGTTCCTGCTGTGCAGTTGGAAAATTGAAAGAGACTAGCAAACATGCGGTGATTCTCTGGTGTATCAGGAAAGATGGGGTCCTGAAAGTTCACTCCATGGGGAACGATGTTATAGTTCTCGTCCATCCTGCATGGTAGAAAGAGGACATATGCTGATGCCAAAGTGATGAAAAAGAGACTAAATATGGATttacaaggaaaaaaaggcatgaGTCTATATATCAAAATGCACATACTCCaagaaagaaaatatgaaaCACTTTGATGTCGTCAGAATCCTGCTAAGATTGGAGTTAATGGATTTTCCGATAGTTATTTCATCAAAAGTTCAATACAGCTGTTTTATTTGAGCTTTTTGGAATAAtttataagtattttgtattatACTGACAGACATGATAGTGAAGAAAAAATATGATTGCAAGTTATTGGCAAATTCTGGACGAAGGAAATCAGCAAATTACAAGCAGCAGAGATTTATGGTGTGTTTCACATCTTTAAGATGTTTTGTGGCATACATCTGGAGTCCATCTCATATTCTTCATCAGACATCAAAAGGCTGGTTGTCTCCATCGGATGTTGTGAGagttatatgtgtgtgtgtgtgttgaaaaGGCCAGAAGACAGCTCATGCTTTGCTTCAGCAGAAAAGGTCAAAGGTTAGATGTAATCACAATAACTAGGTACATGGGAATCCATGGAAACTTGTTTTAGGCTCAAGAATGTCAGGGGAAAAAATGACTAAGGAAAATACCATGAACACTATCAGTTTTGACCAGATGGTTGTGAAGTGGTAGGTGCTGTCACGCACCGTCAGCCAGTCAATATCAGCCGTTGTGGAATATAAATGAATTTTGGGAGAATTTTGACAGCACAGAAGTACAGCATATGCAAACATTTTGTGTGGAACTTAAAATTCCCTTCATTCATAGGGTTCCTTTGACAGAAGTTTAAAAACTTGAAATATGAGCTACAGCTTTTGCAGAAAACATTTGGCTGATGCAGTACACTGATCCTGAGGGACATCCTTGGAagcatttcatttttctgcatgCTTAGCTCCAAGAGACCTTGTGGGCTTGACTGAAGAAACTATTTTTGTCTGAGAAGATGTTTTGGAGACCTTTATAAACATTATCTGGAGACTGCAAAGAAAGGTTCCCAGTTTTGACTTGTTAATAGAGCTTATGGGAGTTGATGTTGCTCAGCAACCACAACAACACAGCTTTGAAACTCTGAACTTATCTGTTAGCGTTTATAATGAGTTCTCAAGaacatctctcttttttttcaaatgaagtGATGTAATTCCCTGTGAATCTTGGGTTGTGGTGCCACATAATTAGATAAATGAACACAGCTACAATCTAAAAGCAATAGAAAGGGTAAAAGTAAGTAAATGCATCTTATTTAACAAAGAATATGTTGAATTTAGTCCTAAAGTAAATTCTGTTCAAATTACTAATATGTCAAAACTCACATTCTCACAGTTAAAAAGagactttttaaaatgttcatatGTTAAATCCCTTAAAAGCCAGTATGTTTCCACACAGACTGGAGGAGATTTATGCTGAATTATATACAGATTTTCATTTATTCCTTCATTTTTGACATGGGGGGGCGGAGGGGAGGGTGCAATCTAGGTCATATTAGAACAATCATAAAGGCAATTTTGAACACATTAACAGCTTGATATACATTCAAGATATTATGTGGTTTGTCTTTGTGAGGCTAAActgtatatttctttttttatggtaAATGTCAATTCTGTAGATACCTTTGATGGAAATTTAACAAAATGACACAACACATAAATAGATGATGCAAGGTAAAGGTTGTTCACCTTAGAAAGAAGTAGTAGCTGTTGTTTTTGGTGACGCTGTAGGAGAAGCAGGGTAAGTATCCCAAGCCGCTGACGTTGAACCTGGAGCCGGCGGGCACCTCGAGCATGCTGCCCCACGCCTGGTCGCACAGCAGCTCGATCTCCGCGGAGAACAGCAGGTCGGAGTCGTGCTGCCACGGCAGGTAGTTGTACACGCTGTACGACTCCTTGTGCAGCGCCAGGACTTTGGCAAAAACGATGATCTCGGCCAGTTCGGCTCTGCACGCTTCTGTCTGCGGTCTCCAGTCGTGGGGCAGCTGACACCCCCAGATCCCACCTGAGCACGCAACGGCGACAATAAAGGGCAAAATCCCCCgcatgatgatgatgtgacagaGAGGATACGTCTTCTGCAGGTCTGCTGGGCGCATCCAGGCGCACGATGGGGAGGATGGAGGAAACTgccaaagaaaggaaaaaagaaaacctgttCCTTCAAGTGCGCATTGAGCCTTTCCCAGCTGCAGACTTTCTTCAACTATTTCTATTTAAATAAAGGTGTTACAAATGAGCCTGGACTGGGAAGTTATTTCCCTGCAGTCCAGCTGCCTTTTTCCAGCCACAGGTCCTACTAGTGGATAAGTCTAAGCCTGATCACAGCAGCATCCtctgaagaaaataaataaataaataaatcccttACCTCTGAGCCGAAAACAAAAGTTTGCATCACGCTATGGATTTTTTTAAGTACTTCATATATAATTAAGTTATGTAATCGTCGTCCATATAAAACAACTGAATACATTTAATGTAAACCGAATAAAATCCCCCAAAAGTCGCCACAGAAAGCGTTGAAAGTCATAAGAAAAGTAATCAGCGCCCCCTAACGGCAACCTGCGGACACTATCCAGCAGTGTGTAAAAGTAGACATGTTGTAACTTCAACTTTCCTCATCTtatattaaataactgaaaaacgcACACTGCTCATTCATTTGAATCTCAGGTAGGCCTCTGATTTGTTTGatatgagaaaaaaatgtataaagtagATCATAATAATTGGAAGCCTTCTTACAATTGTGACTTAGCATAATATAACTTTTAACCTGACATTCAAGTTTTAGGCcttaatttgatttaaaaaaaacagtaagaTACATGAGGTCAACAGCAGGCTATTAAAATTAAAGATATCATTGTATGATAatggtttattttaattttaggttcataattaaatgaaatgaaattaagaaACAATCAGAGACAGTCAGTTGTACAATAATAGGTCACGATTGTAAAATATAACCTGATAATTAGATACGTTTGTATATTTAATAAGCTGCCAGTTCAGTGTTTGGCTCTTTTGTTGGTCTTAATTTTCTAAATTGTACAGGAGCTGTACCATTTATTTGttgtgttaatttttttttttttttttttttttttttttttttaaatagtgttgTAGTTCAGCAAAGAAAATATCTGGTGTCAGACAACAGTATATAGTGGAAATTAAATCACCCCCTCCTGCAAAACCAACTCAAAACCCAAGCTGTGTGGGATGCAGAGAACTATGCTGGGTTCTTGGGGATTCAGTAGAAAATTGAGTAATTACTTCAAAGTTGTGTCATAGACTTCAGAGAAGTCACACAAAATCAGATTCAAAACCATTTTGCCATCTGTGCCTGGACTGACGCCTTGTATTAATGGCTGCGGTTACATTACTGTCGTAGCCTGCTGATATGAGTGGGTTGAATTTTGTTGGCATTGCATCGTGAGCTCACTGAGCTAAATGTTTGCAATGCTTGTATAGTAACGGATACACAAGTAACCAATAGCATGTGCACACTCCTGCAGAGGCAGATCTGCTTCTATAGCGGACACCTTTATGATCAAGACTGGCAAAACTCAGCTCAACTCAGCTCTGAATTAtttacagtgccttgcgaaagtatttggcccccttgaactttgtgaccttttgccacatttcaggcttcaaacataaagatataaaactgtatttttttgtgaagaatcaacaacaagtgggacacaatcatgaagtggaacgaaatttattggatatttcaaactttaacaaataaaaaactgaaaaattgggcgtgcaaaattattcatcccccttaagttaatactttgtaacGCCACCTTTTGCTACGCCAGACATAACGTCTtacattgttgccaaaaagtttgattttggtctcatcttaccagagcaccttcttccaaatgtttggtgtgtctcccaggtggcttgtggcaaacaTTAAACACTTTATATGTATATCTTAAggaaatggctttcttcttgccactcttccaggccagaattgtgcagtatacgactgattgttgtcgtatggacagagtctcccacctcagcagttcatccagagtgatcatgggcctcttggctgcatctctgatcagtcttctccttgtatgagctgaaagtgtagagggacggccaggtcttggtagatttgcagtggtctgatactccttccatttcaatattatcacttgaacagtgctccttgggatgtttaaagcttgggaaatctttttgtatccaaatccagctttaaacttctccacaacaatatcttggacctgcctggtgtgttccttgttcttcatgatgctttctgcgctttaaacggacctctgagacgatcacggtgcaggtgcatttagacgaagacgtgattacacacaggtggattccatttatcatcattagtcatttaggtcaacactggatcattcagagatcctcactgaacttctggacagagtttgctgcactgaagGTAAAGGGGGTGAATCATTTTGCacacccaatttttcagttttttatttgttaaaaaagtttgaaatttccaatacatttcgttccacttcatgattgtgtcccacttgatgttgattcttcacaaaaaattacagttttatatctttatgtttgaagcctgaaatgtggcaaaatgtcacaaagttcaaggggggtgaatacttttgcaacccACTGTATTTTGCACTTTTCAAATACAATTGCAATCCAAAAGCAAAAGACAATCCGACAACTATTTAGTTTCTTAGGTTTTAAAGGCAAATCATTGCACAACATCAGCATAACCACTGAAACATATTGCATGTTTCCTGGTGATATTCCCCAATACAACCGTGTAAGAGAAGAGAAATGATCCAAGAACCCTGTGGGACACTGTAACTAATATCTCATATGTTTAGAGCAGACATTATTAGCACATACAAACTGGAATTCATCACATAAAACCATGCAAACTGGAATTATCCTGTACACCACATTTACATGTTCAAACTGGGATTTGCCAGATTTTCTGACAAACACATATCATTAAGTACATTGTCTTCATAAATAAttcctatttttgtttttttcagtgagcCATCGACATGACAGGAGGATTGGGAGAGTGGAAATCAATCTCACAGTGCCACATAAGAGAGGGGATCATAATGTGACAGACCTCAATAAGGATGAttggtttccttttgtttgcAAATTATAGCTTAATTTGTGAGTTATAAATTGCACTTTTCTCTTCATTTGTtagttttgatttgttttttggctttaaaatgttattttcttcTGTCTTTGTTCATACTTTGGGACATACTATTGATATACATAATAACCCTGACCAGCTGTCATTAAAGCCTTAAATTCCCTTttaagataagagataagagagataagataatcctttattttctccctcagtggggaagcttactttgttggcagcagtacacttaacacacacacacatgcaggggaggggtaaaaaaaagtaaaaagtatatatacggtaattacaaaatatgaacagtatatacagtacattgaaaaaaagaaacagttagaatgtgtgtgaggtagacaggttTTTAGGTTTTCATGCCATAAAAAGataagcaataataatgaataattaagTCAGTTTGATATGTGCAATTAaacaaagtaaaatatatatatataagataagataagatagtcctttattactccctcaatggggaaactcacctGTTAGCAGCAATACActtaacatatacacacacacacacacacacacgcgggggatatggacagtatatacacattgcagtggagataaaaagaaaaaatataagataaaaaatagtgcaatggaagaaaaacagtgcaaaaaagcaggtagaatgagAATGAGATATGAGAATGAGATAATATAAATGTACTTACTAaagatgcatatatatatatatatataacattacACTATCTGCAACAGTAAAAACTTGACTTGGAGTTCTTTTTTgaaacaaacatacaaagaaaaaagatcaaaaacAAGAGCATGAACAACAATGAGGAGGAATAAATTAAACTGAACATAAAACAATGCCATCAGTCATCTATACGTGTGttcacagatatatatatatatatatatatatatatatataaacgaaTTCAATTTCAAAATATGttgtaatataaaattaacATACTTTTGATATACATTTTTCGGGTACATAAAATCTAGACGTCTTTGGAGCAGTACAGCCAAAGATACTCTGGTACAGCTTTAAGAAAGAAGATTCCGTTCTCTGGAGTGGGCGTTTCCTCCCGGGGTagcagaagaaaagaagaagacgaagaagaaACAAATGAATGCGGGTCACGTGACAGGGCTGAGCATCTCTTTCTGCGGATGATCGTAAGCAGCTCCCTGCAAGCCAATACAATGACCAAACTGCAGTTTCTAAACGTCTTCCTGACCGAGCGCCTCATGCTTGCTGCGCAGGAGATTTACAAGTCCGTGGAAGACACTATTCTGGAGTACCAGGAGGAGATCCAGATCCGGGAGAGAGAGAACGACCATCTGAGGCGGAGACTGAGGGACGCCGGGATCGAGATATGGCCAGGTTAGCTCAGCTACAGCCTCACCCTGCCCTGCCCGGCGGGttcatacagaaaaaaacaaaagaaacacttTTAGAATAATATCTCCCGCCTGGACAAGTGATCtgtcaagcctgatttatggttctgcgttaaaacgacggcgtaaggtacgcgtcgccgcgtacactacgccgtaatctctgcgtcggtgtgacgcggaaccataaatcagccttggcTCGTCGACGCAGCCGAAGCTAGCGCGGTAGCCACCTTTGTTTGATAGCCACCGGCTAATCGAGTCTCTAACTTCCCGCTTCTCTAAGTGCTTAACCTCCCACTTATCCGAGCCCGACGCTTGGGCGGTAACTAATGAGATTAGGCTGGGGAAAACAGCATCGCTGTCCCGGATAACCTCAATGCTTGAGTGTAATGCTAACGTTTTAATTGTACTTGTGAGTTAAATGACAGAAAAACGAGTAAATCAAGCAGCAACCAGTGCGCAtgcgtgcgtgtatgtgtgtacaaCAAATTTATTGACCACCACATTCAAAAGTAGTTTTTTCAGCAACTGCAAAAGTCTTGGGaactgtttatatatatatatatatatatatatatgtatatatatatatatatatatgtatatgtgtgtgtgtgtgtgtgtgtgtgtgtgtgtgttttatcacCTATTGGTGAAATtcgaaaggcaagtttatttgtagcacaattcaacaaggtgactcaaagtgctttacaaagacatttaaaaataaagatcaaTGAATTAATCAAGAGAAATAAATTAAGAGCGtggtttaaagaaaaataagaagtAAAAGCAATAGATGAAAACCAGCAGAGgtatcaaaagtattcacattcattactcgggtagaagtatagatactagagtttaaaaatactcctgtagaagttgaagtatcaactcaagttttttactcaagtaaaagtataaaagtactggtttcaaaactacttaaagtataaagtatttgtactttgttacttgacacctctgaaaacCAGTGGTTAAAATATGGTTAAGTTTTGAAAAGTACCAGTAAATATAGAGAGCATTACTCAAaggcagctgagaacaggtgagtcttcatcctggacttaaatacagtgtttcagctgatctgaggattTCTGGGAGTTAGtttcagacatgtggagcaCAGAAGCTGAATGCACACCACAGACTACATCGTTGTGTATGTGTTTTGTGATGATTGACCCCGTTGTAAATCTGAGTGACCCGTGTTCTAAGATTTGCTGTCAGTGTGGTGACTGCTTTTGTGCAGCAACAGCAAACTGTCCAGACCCAGTTGGAGCAAAACAAAGCTAACTATAATACTTCCACCTCCATGTCTCTCAGAAAGGGCGAAGATTCACTGCCCTAATTTCTTATCATGTTTTTCCTCCAAATACATTTCCCCTTTATgacaaaaatgttaaaaaagaaaagtcctcCAGAGTCTAGTTATCCCTGGCAATAATATGTCTGATTGgtttaaatgtaaataatctTTCTGTCAGTATAAATCTAACGAAACGCACTGAAATGAGTCCTCAGAGTGAGCAGGGAGCTCTGTAAAGGCAGGCCAGGCCGCATGGTCACATACCACATTGAAAATACAACGCTTGGGCTGCATGAGCCAGAAGGTTTTTGAGTTGCTATCAAAGTAAAAATGATTGTTTCAATCATTATGAGTCGTGTTAACAAATATGCAACATGGGAGATATAATATCAATATAACCACAagtgcaaacagcaaagagTTTAGTTATTTGtctcttttccttttcatcATAAAACATAACTCCTGAAAGAATATCGTGCAGAGAAAATCTCCAGTTACCATTCCTAGATGCTTTATGGCTTTGCCAGAGCATTATAGTCTCTCCCCTTTGTATTTAAATCCTACTTAAATGAGTTTCAAATTATTTtgattgtcaaaaaaaaaactctgtgaTCAAATAGAAGTCCATATGTCATATTTGCTGCAATGCAGTTGTTCTAAATTGATCTTGCTATTGTCTTATCAGATCGTCCGTCCATGGCGCTATtggaagaggaggatggtgaGCATCCACGTCGTGAGTGGAGTCCCAGTATGGGACATGAGGAGCGTATTCCCATTCAAATCAAGGACAAACGGGATCCGCGGGCCAACCAAGGAGATAATCAGCTTCGGGGCCATGGCTCTTGTAGCACACCAGAGAATATGTTCACTCCTCCCCGCGTAGCAAATGAATACCCTCAGGAGGGTCCCCACACATCCAGTCTTCCTCAGAGTCAAGGTGTTGAGAACAGGGAAAGGGATCCTGGATCTCGATGTCCCCCAAGGCATGTGAAGGCAGAGAGTGGATGCGGCCACAGAGGCTCTGCTTCATCCAGCAGTGGCACCCAGCCTCTTGCACCAGTCAATCCAAACTGCTCAAACGAGAACAATATTGACATTATTGGGGTAGAGAATGGAGGACAGATGGTTGGTGCGAAGGGAGCAGTTGGAGGACCTAACAGGGCTCACAACTCTCTCATGCGGAGCCAAGGGGCCAATGCTGTGGACTGCCCTCATCAAAAATCCCCCCTACAGGGCCACGTGTCGTCTTTCTGTTGCAAAGTTTGTGGGGAGTCATTTAGTCATATTGGTCATTTGCACGTGCATGTACAAGTGCACACTCGAGAAAAACCTTACCGCTGTGGAGTATGTGGAAAATGCTGTAGCTCCTCCGGCAGACTTCAGGAGCACCAGCGGAGCCACACAGGAGAAAAACCATTCCGCTGCCAGATATGTGGAAAGGGATTCACACAGATGGCTCACCTGAAGGTCCACATGAGGATTCATACCGGGGAGAAGCCGTACAGCTGCCCAGTGTGTGGCAAGTGCTTCAGCCGCTCTGACAAAATCAAAAGACATCTTCAGACCCACAGCCGTGACGGAACCTACTTCTCAGGGCAATGATACAAGTGGGTTGTTTTTAACAACCCAGTTTGTGATTCACATCGATGTATGGAAACTCTTCCATTAAAAAGCTGAAATTGCTGCCATTGACAAGGCTTTTCTTTCTACTTTCCAAGAACAAGGGAATCTGCAACTCTCAAAGAACTTCTTTTTGTAACGTTTTTTAAGTCTAACCTAATATTTCTAAGTCCCTAAATAGAATTTGTATTAGCCAGTTTAGTGTGTCATTTACTGAATTTTGTAGCTGTCACCATGTATAACATCTGCAAGAAAATTTAGTTATCTACCGTTTTTGAATTATCTAGGCTTTTGTAGTCATAATTAGCACGAGGTCTTCCGCACATGCCTTGGAACAAAGATAAATCAATTTAAGATCTTCAGTCTTGACATTAATTTTGTGATCATTGGCACAAATGAACCTTTTATCACAGTGCTGGAAACCTGGCAAATAGAGGCTGTCTATAATCTGACTTGTTCTTACACTTCCAGTGGTGTTTCTCCTATTTGAGAATTTAAACCACCTCAAACTCTGGACCTGATTGGTGAGCAACAAGACAAGATTAATAAATGCAAatgcaggttgtttttttttgttgcaaaagGAAGCTATCTTTTGGCCTGTATGACATTAGATTTAAAATACTCACCAAAATCTGAACAAAAACTAACCCCTGCATACAAAGGGTATGTTGCCATGCCGATTAACAAAGACAGTCCATTTTGGAATCGAAAATGTAGTTTAGTTTATTCATCCACATAAATAAAATCTGTTTTCGGGAACACCGTCATGGACAGATCACAATGGTAACTCATGCTAAATGATAAACCAGTTTCAGACTAAACTACAGTATGTGCCACCCTCACCTTGTCTTTTCCCTTTTGATATTTCATATGGAAAAACCCAGTACATTGTAGACATATGAATGTCAGAAGTATCTGAATCTGTGGCCCCCTGTAGACCTGTCTTTAACATGCATCCATGCCAAAACTGTGTTCAAACATCAAAAAGAATTTGGCCACTATTGTCCCAGACCACATCCAGATGCGTCCTAAGTGATTGTGTTTAGTGTTGGTTACTTGTAATGGAATTTCCTGGAACACATTTTAATGCCAGATGTGACCAGTCTATGTTGATGCCCGACACTGAGAAGAAAAACACTACTGTCGAACTATGTCTGATGGTATATCACAAAAATAGAAATACTGAAGTGACTTATCTTTGATTACAGGACATGTCGAGTTAAATGCACTTTTTGAATGTCGTATCAGTCTTTATGTGCAGCTCTCAAGTTAGACATGCATGACAGTGCATTATTTTATAATGAACTTACTATACTAATGTACTACTTTGCACAGTTTTCTGCCAGTGTTCCCCTCCAGCCctgtttcaagctgcgctgctgCTTTTTGCCATATTGATTTTCAGTTTTCATTCT
This genomic window from Cololabis saira isolate AMF1-May2022 chromosome 8, fColSai1.1, whole genome shotgun sequence contains:
- the ccdc3b gene encoding coiled-coil domain-containing protein 3, with protein sequence MRPADLQKTYPLCHIIIMRGILPFIVAVACSGGIWGCQLPHDWRPQTEACRAELAEIIVFAKVLALHKESYSVYNYLPWQHDSDLLFSAEIELLCDQAWGSMLEVPAGSRFNVSGLGYLPCFSYSVTKNNSYYFFLRMDENYNIVPHGVNFQDPIFPDTPENHRMFASLFQFSNCTAGTQVHSFTPEWEAQEDSRLLCSTVQKALFEEEEMVRTLSQKVRTLEKANGHLREKVKTLKRQLRQAQREATKEHQTLTLKQLYESKTPQTHPVQDTQDQKSPHLRKVLSKKLKN
- the LOC133448806 gene encoding zinc finger and SCAN domain-containing protein 22-like, with amino-acid sequence MIVSSSLQANTMTKLQFLNVFLTERLMLAAQEIYKSVEDTILEYQEEIQIRERENDHLRRRLRDAGIEIWPDRPSMALLEEEDGEHPRREWSPSMGHEERIPIQIKDKRDPRANQGDNQLRGHGSCSTPENMFTPPRVANEYPQEGPHTSSLPQSQGVENRERDPGSRCPPRHVKAESGCGHRGSASSSSGTQPLAPVNPNCSNENNIDIIGVENGGQMVGAKGAVGGPNRAHNSLMRSQGANAVDCPHQKSPLQGHVSSFCCKVCGESFSHIGHLHVHVQVHTREKPYRCGVCGKCCSSSGRLQEHQRSHTGEKPFRCQICGKGFTQMAHLKVHMRIHTGEKPYSCPVCGKCFSRSDKIKRHLQTHSRDGTYFSGQ